Part of the Homo sapiens chromosome 15 genomic patch of type NOVEL, GRCh38.p14 PATCHES HSCHR15_6_CTG8 genome, TACTGAGAGACAAAGTGACATCTTTAAGATCAGATAGCAAGTTACTGCACCAGGAGCGCGACCTttcctgttttgttgttttccctCTGTCAAATGCCTTCTGGTCTCCATGAATCTCTCCTTCCACATATGATAAAAATGCAAAGTCTCATAAGCATTCACAGCTCAGGAAGCCTCAGGCTAGTTGGGGAGAAAAGACTGGGAGGTTTCCGGAGGAATGAAGTCCTCTGAGCAGAGAGGTTAATTCATCTTGctgtaaaacaaaatagaaaataagttccCCTCAATAAGTGAACGTAATACAAAGACAAATGTGGTTGGTGCCAGAGGCCAGGAAGAAGTTCTTGTGAGAATAGGTGCAGAGAAGAGCTAGGCCCTGGCTGAGTTTAAACCTTGACTTAGTCACTGTGGGACTCTGGGTGAGTTACTCCATGGATTGATGGCTGGGTCATGGAGATAATAGTACCTAATTCATACAGgtactgtgagaagtaaatggaATATTTCACGTTAAGTGTTTAACGGTGCGTTTAAATgctaggtgctattattattaatttttaaattaactttgcCATGTTTTGTGTCTTCCCCTCTCTGTGCTTCCTTTCTTTAGTATGAGCCGCACAGCCTACACGGTGGGAGCCCTGCTTCTCCTCTTGGGGACCCTGCTGCCGGCTgctgaagggaaaaagaaagggtCCCAAGGTGCCATCCCCCCGCCAGACAAGGCCCAGCACAATGACTCAGAGCAGACTCAGTCGCCCCAGCAGCCTGGCTCCAGGAACCGGGGGCGGGGCCAAGGGCGGGGCACTGCCATGCCCGGGGAGGAGGTGCTGGAGTCCAGCCAAGAGGCCCTGCATGTGACGGAGCGCAAATACCTGAAGCGAGACTGGTGCAAAACCCAGCCGCTTAAGCAGACCATCCACGAGGAAGGCTGCAACAGTCGCACCATCATCAACCGCTTCTGTTACGGCCAGTGCAACTCTTTCTACATCCCCAGGCACATCCGGAAGGAGGAAGGTTCCTTTCAGTCCTGCTCCTTCTGCAAGCCCAAGAAATTCACTACCATGATGGTCACACTCAACTGCCCTGAACTACAGCCACCTACCAAGAAGAAGAGAGTCACACGTGTGAAGCAGTGTCGTTGCATATCC contains:
- the GREM1 gene encoding gremlin-1 isoform 1 precursor (isoform 1 precursor is encoded by transcript variant 4) produces the protein MSRTAYTVGALLLLLGTLLPAAEGKKKGSQGAIPPPDKAQHNDSEQTQSPQQPGSRNRGRGQGRGTAMPGEEVLESSQEALHVTERKYLKRDWCKTQPLKQTIHEEGCNSRTIINRFCYGQCNSFYIPRHIRKEEGSFQSCSFCKPKKFTTMMVTLNCPELQPPTKKKRVTRVKQCRCISIDLD
- the GREM1 gene encoding gremlin-1 isoform 2 precursor (isoform 2 precursor is encoded by transcript variant 2), giving the protein MSRTAYTVGALLLLLGTLLPAAEGKKKGSQGAIPPPDKALHVTERKYLKRDWCKTQPLKQTIHEEGCNSRTIINRFCYGQCNSFYIPRHIRKEEGSFQSCSFCKPKKFTTMMVTLNCPELQPPTKKKRVTRVKQCRCISIDLD
- the GREM1 gene encoding gremlin-1 isoform 3 (isoform 3 is encoded by transcript variant 3), with protein sequence MSRTAYTVGALHVTERKYLKRDWCKTQPLKQTIHEEGCNSRTIINRFCYGQCNSFYIPRHIRKEEGSFQSCSFCKPKKFTTMMVTLNCPELQPPTKKKRVTRVKQCRCISIDLD